TCCCAAGCCGTCCGGCGGCTCGCGGGCGCCTTCGTCGTAGGCGTCGGCTGGCTCTACCTGCTGCCCCAACTCCAGGGCGCCGGACTGACGTTGACGGTCCTCACCGGGGCACCCCAGTGGCTCGGCGGAGTCATCGTGGCCGCCGTCGTGGTCGCCACCGTCGCAGCAGGCGGCATGCGCAGCATCACCTTCGTGCAGGCCTTCCAGTACTGGCTCAAGCTCACCGCCCTCCTGGTCCCCGCCCTTTTCCTGATCCTCGCCTGGCAGGGCGACGGCGCCCCCAGCCACGCCTTCGAGGAACCCGCGACCTTCCGCGAGCAGCGGATCGTCAAAGTCGCCGACACCCTCGACCTCACACTGGACCAGCCGCTCACCGTCACGGTGACCGGCACCGTCGACGGCCGCCCGCACGACGACCAGCAGCTGCGACTCCCCGCCGGCACCCACCACATCGAGCGCGGCACCCGCCTCACCTTCGCCAAGGGCACCACCGTCCCCGCCGCCGACCGCGGCACCAGCGACGGCATGTCGACCTCGCTGGCCGCGGGCCGCGAGGAACGGCCCCTGTACGCCACGTACGGACTGATCCTCGCCACCTTCCTCGGCACCATGGGCCTGCCGCACGTAGTCGTCCGCTTCTACACCAGCCCGCACGGCGTCGCCGCCCGCCGCACCACGGTCGCCGTCCTCGGCCTGATCGGCTGCTTCTACCTGCTGCCCCCGGTCTACGGCGCCCTCGGCCGCCTGTACGCCCCCGAACTCACCCTCACCGGGGACGCCGACGCGGCCGTCCTGCTGCTCCCGGAACGGATGATCGGCGGCCTCGGCGGCGACCTGCTGGGCGCGCTCGTGGCGGGCGGCGCCTTCGCCGCGTTCCTGTCCACGGCCTCCGGACTCACCATGGCGGTGGCGGGCGTGCTCACCCAGGACGTCCTGCCCTCGCGCGGCGTGCGGCACTTCCGGCTCGGCACGGTCCTCGCGATGTGCGCCCCGCTCGCCGCGAGCGTCATCGTCGGCGGACTGCCCGTCGCCGACGCGGTGGGGCTGGCCTTCGCCGTCTCCGCGTCCTCCTTCTGTCCCCTGCTCGTGCTCGGCATCTGGTGGCGGCGGCTGACCCCGCCCGGCGCCGCCGCGGGCATGCTGGTCGGCGGCGGCTCGGCGTTCGTCGCCGTGGCCGCGACCATGGCGGGCTTCCCGGCGACGGGCGCCCTGCACTCCCTGCTCGCCTGGCCCGCGCTCTGGTCGGTGCCGCTCGGCTTCCTCACCATGGTGCTGGTGTCCCTGGCCACCGCGAGCCGGGTACCGGCGGGCACGGCGGCGATCCTGGCCCGCTTCCATCTGCCGGAGGAGCTCAGGGCGGAGGTGAAGGCGTGAGCGGATTCCTGGCCGGCCTGTGCGTGGCGATCCTGCCCTTGCTCGCCGCCGGCTTCTGGCTCGGCCGGCGCTCGGCCCGCACCCAGAGCCTGGGCGGCCTCGGCACCCCCGTCGAGCACGCCACCTTCGAGACCCTCCACACCGCCTCCCTGGCCGCACCCCCGCTCCGGGCGGGCCTCACCGAGGAGACCGCCCGCAAGTCGGCCCGCCGACTGCGCTCCCTGCTCGGCACGGACGCGCTCTGCCTCACCGACCAGAAGCGGGTCCTCGTCTGGGACGGCGTCGGCGGCCACCACCGCGGCGAGATCATGGAACGCCTCGCCGGTCCACTGGAGACCGGCCGCGGCGAGGCCTTCCCGCTCACCTGCGACGCCCCGGACTGCCCGGTCCGCTGGGCGGTCGTGGCCCCGCTCACCGTCGACGACCGCGTCCACGGCGCCCTCGTCGCCTGCGCGCCCCGCGAGTCGGCCGTCCTGGTCCGCGCCGCCGGAGAGGTCGCCCGCTGGGTCAGCGTCCAGCTCGAGTTGGCCGACCTGGACCAGTCCCGCACCCGGCTGATCGAGGCCGAGATCAAGGCACTCCGCGCCCAGATCTCCCCGCACTTCATCTTCAACTCGCTGGCTGTGATCGCGTCCTTCGTCCGCACCGACCCCGAGCGCGCCCGCGAACTCCTCCTCGAATTCGCCGACTTCACCCGCTACAGCTTCCGCAGGCACGGCGACTTCACCACCCTCGCCGACGAACTCCACGCCATCGACCACTACTTGGCGCTCGTCAGGGCACGCTTCGGCGACCGCCTCTCGGTCACCCTCCAGATCGCCCCCGAGGTGCTGCCGGTCGCCCTGCCCTTCCTGTGCCTCCAGCCGCTGGTCGAGAACGCCATCAAGCACGGCCTGGAGGGCAAGACCGAGAAGTGCCACATCCAGATCACCGCACAGGACGCGGGCGCCGAGGCCCTCGTGGTCATCGAGGACGACGGCGCCGGAATGGATCCGGTACTGCTCCGCCGTATCCTCGCCGGCGAGGTCAGCCCTTCCGGTGGCATCGGACTGTCCAACGTCGACGACCGGCTCCGCCAGGTGTACGGCGACTCCTACGGCCTCGTCATCGAGACCGCCGTGGGCGCGGGCATGAAGATCACCGCCCGGGTGCCCAAGTACCAGCCGGGCGTGCACTCGGCGGGCCGCCTCACGGGCGGCTGAGTCAACTGCGGGTGGCGACCATCCCGAGGGTGATCAGACCCAGCACCACCCAGCCGAACCACAGCCAGCCGTTGCTGCCGAGCGCCACCGTGTACGCCGTCACCGCGACGAGTCCGCCGACGGTGAGGACCCCCATCGTTCTGGTCGAGCCATCCGTGGAACCGGTACCGGCCATCGCGACACCCTCCTCAGGATTCGTCCCCCTCCATGGTGCCCCCGTTCTGCTTGCGGACGGTGCACGCGACGAAATGAGTGCCGTTCTTCCACGGCCCCTCGCTGGTCCAGGAACCGGCCGTGTAGACCGACGGATCGAAGCCGTAGTCGCCAGGCGGCACCTCACGCGCGCACGCCGTGTCCGACTCGGTGCGCGCCTCGGGCAGTGTGACGTCGGGGTCCAGTCGGGTGAATCCGAGCACCTGCTCGTCGTAGGAGCCCGCACAGGAGACCAGCCGGGCGTCCCGGTTGGTGCGCACGTCCAGGCAGTCCCGCCGCTGCATGGTCGCCGTGTCCGCGAACGGTGAGCCCAGGGCGCGACGCGGGCCGATCGGCCCGTACACCGGCCCGCTCGCACCCAGCACCAGACAGGCCGTGCGCCGCCCCGCGGCCTCGAAGCCCCCTTCGGTCGGTACGACGGCCAGACCGCGGACGTCCGCGAGCCGCTCCCGCACCTCCAGCGTCCGCTCCTCGCACCTCGCCGCCCCCGTCCGCCGCGCCTCCTCCGCCGAGCCGGCCGGCACGAACGCCATCACCTGGCCGTCCGGGGCCGTCCCGCACGTCGGGTCCAGCCGCAGCCGGGGCGTCCCCCGGAACCGCTGCGACCCCGGCCAGTCGGCGATCACGCAGTCGCCGTCCCGCAGCGGCTTCCGGAGCCCGACCGTCTCGCCGTACGGCTGCCGGGCGCTCTGCTGTCCGCCCCCGCCCCCGCCTCCCGGCGACCGGTCGGCCATGGCGTACCAGACCCCGCCCAGTGCCAGGAGCAGCCCCAGACCACAGGCGAGGACGGCCCGCAGGGCGTGCGAACGCTCCCGCCGCCGACGGCCGCCCCGCGGCGGAGGCGGCAGCACGAAGGGTGGCTCCGGCCAGCTGGGGGACCGGTGCCCGTTCGGGGGCGGCCCGGGCGGCGGCACCTGCACCGCCGCCCAGGGCGGCTGCGAGCCGAGGTCGGTCTGCGTCCGCACGTACGGCTCGGCCTGCGGCGTCACGATCCGCGACAGCGCGGCCTCCGCCTCCGCGGCGGACAGCCGCTGCCCGGGGTCCTTCGCGAGCAGCG
Above is a window of Streptomyces griseorubiginosus DNA encoding:
- a CDS encoding sensor histidine kinase translates to MSGFLAGLCVAILPLLAAGFWLGRRSARTQSLGGLGTPVEHATFETLHTASLAAPPLRAGLTEETARKSARRLRSLLGTDALCLTDQKRVLVWDGVGGHHRGEIMERLAGPLETGRGEAFPLTCDAPDCPVRWAVVAPLTVDDRVHGALVACAPRESAVLVRAAGEVARWVSVQLELADLDQSRTRLIEAEIKALRAQISPHFIFNSLAVIASFVRTDPERARELLLEFADFTRYSFRRHGDFTTLADELHAIDHYLALVRARFGDRLSVTLQIAPEVLPVALPFLCLQPLVENAIKHGLEGKTEKCHIQITAQDAGAEALVVIEDDGAGMDPVLLRRILAGEVSPSGGIGLSNVDDRLRQVYGDSYGLVIETAVGAGMKITARVPKYQPGVHSAGRLTGG
- a CDS encoding cation acetate symporter, which produces MNSSYSVPAVALVVVATVLVGAFGLRISRTTSDFYVASRTVGPRLNAAAISGEYLSAASFLGIAGLVLVQGPDMLWYPVGYTAGYLVLLLFVAAPLRRSGAYTLPDFAEARLASQAVRRLAGAFVVGVGWLYLLPQLQGAGLTLTVLTGAPQWLGGVIVAAVVVATVAAGGMRSITFVQAFQYWLKLTALLVPALFLILAWQGDGAPSHAFEEPATFREQRIVKVADTLDLTLDQPLTVTVTGTVDGRPHDDQQLRLPAGTHHIERGTRLTFAKGTTVPAADRGTSDGMSTSLAAGREERPLYATYGLILATFLGTMGLPHVVVRFYTSPHGVAARRTTVAVLGLIGCFYLLPPVYGALGRLYAPELTLTGDADAAVLLLPERMIGGLGGDLLGALVAGGAFAAFLSTASGLTMAVAGVLTQDVLPSRGVRHFRLGTVLAMCAPLAASVIVGGLPVADAVGLAFAVSASSFCPLLVLGIWWRRLTPPGAAAGMLVGGGSAFVAVAATMAGFPATGALHSLLAWPALWSVPLGFLTMVLVSLATASRVPAGTAAILARFHLPEELRAEVKA
- a CDS encoding serine/threonine-protein kinase yields the protein MPSGSPTSGVGRVIAGRYLLLNPLGSGGMGHVWLAHDQRLACEVALKEIVFRDPVEAGHEREARVARARAEARHAAGLRGHPHVVTVHDVLEHEGLPWIVMEYVADAVDLRDLVDTRGPLAPAECARVGLAVLDALTAGHQRGVMHRDVKPANILLAPDRSGSPYGRVLLTDYGISVQPDAGETRYTLASVLVGTAGYLAPERATGGAPTPAADLFSLGCTLYHAVEGVGPFERESHLAEVTAVVMEEPRPAVRAGALGPVLGALLAKDPGQRLSAAEAEAALSRIVTPQAEPYVRTQTDLGSQPPWAAVQVPPPGPPPNGHRSPSWPEPPFVLPPPPRGGRRRRERSHALRAVLACGLGLLLALGGVWYAMADRSPGGGGGGGQQSARQPYGETVGLRKPLRDGDCVIADWPGSQRFRGTPRLRLDPTCGTAPDGQVMAFVPAGSAEEARRTGAARCEERTLEVRERLADVRGLAVVPTEGGFEAAGRRTACLVLGASGPVYGPIGPRRALGSPFADTATMQRRDCLDVRTNRDARLVSCAGSYDEQVLGFTRLDPDVTLPEARTESDTACAREVPPGDYGFDPSVYTAGSWTSEGPWKNGTHFVACTVRKQNGGTMEGDES